The genomic stretch CCTGAGCACGTCCATGGGGTGGGCGGCTGCAGGGATGTGCTCGAGTATGGTCTTCACCTCGGCAGGCAGACCGCGGAGGCTCTTCAGTTTCTTCACGTAGCCCTTCAATTCCGATTCTGTCGGCAGGTCGCCGTGTACGAGAAGATACGCCACTTCTTCAAAGGTGGCCTGTTTTGCAAGCTCCACGATATCGTAGCCCCGGTAGTGCAGGTCATTTCCGGTGCGTCCTACCGTACATACTGCGGTATTGCCCGCCACCACACCCGAAAGGGCAACCGACTTTTTCACTCTTGGCGCGACGGTTTCTGTCGAAACGGCGGTTTCTGAGTTATTGCTCATCGTTTTTTCTCCTTCGAAAAGATTGTATTGAGCTTTTCTTCGAAAGCATGGTAATCAAGATAGTCGTAGAGTTCGGCCCGCGACTGCATGAGATCCACCACATGTTTCTGGGTTCCCTCCCTGCGGATGGCGCTGTATACCGAAAAGGCGGCCTTGCTCATGGCCCGGAATGCAGACAGCGGATAGAGGACGATTGCGACATCGGCCCTGCGAAGTTCCCCGATCGTATAGAGGGGTGTGGAGCCGAATTCGGTGATGTTAGCGAGGATCGGCACTTTCACCGCACGAGCGAATTTCCTGTACATGGCGAGATCGGTTATCGCCTCGGGAAAAACCATGTCGGCGCCGGCCTCAACGCATGCGCCTGCCCGGTCTATGGCAGCATCGAGTCCCTCGACAGCGAGGGCATCGGTTCGTGCCATGATGACGAAGTCCTGGTCTGTTTTGGCGTCTACGGCGGCCTTAATGCGGTCTACCATCTCCTCCTTGCTCACGATCGACTTGCCCGGGCGGTGGCCGCAGCGCTTTGAAAGAACCTGGTCCTCAATATGTACCGCGGCAGCGCCGGATCTAATCATGGACTTGACGGTACGGGCAATGTTGAAGGCGCCGCCCCAGCCGGTGTCGATATCGACCAGGACGGGAAGGTCGGTGATATCGGTGATGCGCCGAACATCGGTGAGCACATCGTCCAGGGTCGTGATGCCGAGATCGGGGATGCCGAGAGAGCCGGCGGCGACTCCCCCTCCCGATACATAGAGTGCCCTGAAACCGATACGCTCAGCGAGACGAGCGGCATACGCGTTGATCGCCCCGACAACCTGCAGGGGTTTCTCTTTACGAACGGCGGCACGGAAGAGGCTGCCCGGCGACGATCGCTTAACGGTGCGTGATTTTCCTGACTGCTTCAATGACTACCTCCCGAGTAACAACGAAAATAGTTACTTATCTTGACGATCAATAGACAGATGGGTCTACCTGCCGTTTTTGCGAACAACAGATGACTCTATCATATATCATGCCAGATTTTATTTGAAAGAGGCTTATGGGATGTTCGTAAATAAGAGTGGTCAGAAAACGGTCGGGACTGTGCGCGGTTCTTGCTCTTTCATAGAGGAATCGGAGGATAAACAGAGTCCCGAAGTCTCTTCTTCGGAGGACTACCCTCTGCAGATCGATGCACCGAATACTAAATATTGCAT from Thermodesulfovibrionales bacterium encodes the following:
- the prpB gene encoding methylisocitrate lyase, translating into MKQSGKSRTVKRSSPGSLFRAAVRKEKPLQVVGAINAYAARLAERIGFRALYVSGGGVAAGSLGIPDLGITTLDDVLTDVRRITDITDLPVLVDIDTGWGGAFNIARTVKSMIRSGAAAVHIEDQVLSKRCGHRPGKSIVSKEEMVDRIKAAVDAKTDQDFVIMARTDALAVEGLDAAIDRAGACVEAGADMVFPEAITDLAMYRKFARAVKVPILANITEFGSTPLYTIGELRRADVAIVLYPLSAFRAMSKAAFSVYSAIRREGTQKHVVDLMQSRAELYDYLDYHAFEEKLNTIFSKEKKR